AGACAACCCAGCAGCCGGAGCGGCCGATGCAAGATCTTGTCGACAGCAATGCAGTGCTAGCTCCTGCGACCGCGAAAACCGCGCTGGTGGCGGTACAGCACGATGACAAGGAGCCGGATGTCGCCCGTATCTGGCGTAGACGTGTACACAAGTCGCTGCTCGAACAATTGGACCTCCGGCGCATCAACACTTTCGAGATGAGCGACGCAGAGCTCCGCGCACTGACGTCCGAGCTCGTCCGCCACGTGCTGGACGATATCGAAGACTTTCCGGCCGGGCTCGACCGCGCCGAAATCGGACGTCAGGTATTGAACGAGGCTGTGGGGCTGGGGCCTCTGGAAGATCTGCTCGGTCAAGATGACATCACCGAGATTATGGTGAACTGCGCTGATGAAATTTTCTTCGAGCGAGCAGGGCGGCTCTACAAGTCGCCTGTGACGTTCACGGACAATACTTCGGTGATGTTCGCTATCGAACGAATCGTAGCGCCATTGGGACGGCGCATTGACGAGAGCTCCCCCATGGTTGATGCCCGTCTGAAAGACGGCTCGCGAGTCAACGCGATCATTCCGCCCTTGGCGCTAAAGGGGCCCTGCATCACCATTCGGAAGTTCTCCAAAACGCCACTCACTCCCGATCGCCTGGTCTCTTACGGCTCCATCAGTTGGGAAATGGTGCAGTTTCTCGAACAGGCGGTGAAAAACCGACACAACATCATCATTTCCGGCGGCACCGGTTCGGGTAAGACGACGTTGTTGAACATGCTTTCCGCATTCATTCCGGAGGACGAACGAATCGTCACGGTGGAAGATGCCGCGGAGCTTCAGCTAAGCCAGCCGAATCTGATTTCGCTGGAAGCGCGACCGCCCAATCAGGAGGGACGCGGTGCGGTCGCGATTCGAGATCTTATCCGCAACTGCTTGCGTATGCGTCCAGATCGTATCGTGGTGGGGGAATGCCGTGGCGGCGAGGCGCTGGACATGCTGCAGGCAATGAACACCGGTCATGACGGCTCGCTGACCACAGTCCATGCCAACAGTCCGAGGGACTGCATCTCGCGGCTTGAAGTCATGGTGATGATGTCGGGCATGGACTTGCCGGTACAGGCCATCAGGGAGCAGATATCGTCGGCGGTTCACCTGATCGTACAACAGTCTCGTTTCAGCTGCGGTTCGAGAAAGGTGACGAGCATCGCGGAGCTGACGGGGATCGAGAACGGTCGGGTCCAGATGGGCGAAATATTTCGGTTCGCCCAATCCGGCTACGATGAACATGGCAAGGTCCAGGGCCAGCTGGTCGCCACCGGACTGATCCCGGAGCTCTACGAACGGCTGCGCAGCCAGGGCATCGCCATGGATATCGGCATGTTTCGCGACGGGGTGATGCATGCCCATTGACCGGTTCGCTAAGTCGCCTTTCAACGAGATCCGTGCATGCTGATCGCCTCGGTTCTCTTCGCCTGCTCCGTAGGGATTCTCGCGTTTGCCTTGGTCCGCGTCGCGACGAGCGCGGCGGAGGCGTACCGCTTGCAGTTTACCTCGGAGGCGCGCGTCAGCCTCGCTGAACTGTACGTCTTTATCGAGCCGCAGAAGTTGTTCTTTCTCAACGTGGTCATTCTTTGTACAGGCTTTTTGCTTGCGCTACTGCTGACACAGTCGCTGGTGCCGGCGTTGATCGTGTCGATGATCCTGCTTGCTGCGCCACGGTTTCTCTACCGCGTGATCAAACGCCGACGTCTGGAGAAGATACTCGACCAGTTGCCCGACTCACTGCTGTCCGTTGCCAATTCGATGAAAGCCGGTTCCAGCCTCACGCAGGCGCTGGAAGTTACCGTAAAGGAAGAGTCTCCACCTCTCGCCCAGGAATGGGATCTTTTCCTGCGGGAGTTGCGGGTGGGCGTCGCATTCGAGACGGCATTGGACAACTTCGCGGCGAGGATACCCTCGCCAGAGCTGGAGATGGTGACTGCTGCCATGAAGATATCCCGGGAGGTGGGCGGAAACCTGTCCGAAATCCTGGAAGGCGTGGCCAGTACCATTCGCCGCAAGCGTGAAATGGAAGGCAAGATCCGCGCCCTGACTGCACAGGGCAAGCTCCAAGGCATCGTAATGACCGGCTTGCCGATATTGCTCGGAGTCGTTCTCTACCATATGGAGCCTACGCATATGTCCAGACTCTTCAACGAGCCCATAGGCTGGGCGGTCCTAGCCGTGACGACCGTGCTGATCTGTTTTGGATACGTTTTCATTCGCAAGATAGTGAACATCGATGTCTGACCAGCTCATACCCTGGACTATCACCGGGATCGCCATGCTGTCCGCGGTTTTGTTCGTCTACGCCTTCATGACGTTGATGGAGGAGATGCCTGAGACGGACCGGCGGTACATGGACCCACTCCCTCTGCCGTTGCGCATCATCTGGCCTGCGGTAGATTTCATCGCCATACATATTGGTGAGCGGTTGCCGGTGGAATGGCTGGAGAAGGTACGCAGCAGCTTGAACAGATCCGGACTGTCTTACCTGCTCACTCCAGAGCAGCTGTTTGGTCTGCAGGTGATCAGCGTGGGGTTCTTCTTTGCAGTGTCGCATGTCCTGCTCACGGCGATGGACGCGTCCTCGTTCGCGCTCTCCATGGCTATTGGCTTACTCGGATTTCTTTTCCCGTTCCTCTCCATCCGTGACCGGCGCTTGAAGCGGGAGAAGGAGATCGTGCGAGCTCTCAGCATCTATCTAGATTTCATCACCATGGCAGTGGAAGCCGGTCTGAACCTCAACGGCGCGCTGCTTCAGGCTGTCGAGAAGGGTCCGGACGGCGCGCTCAAGCTCGAGCTGCATCGGGTGCTGCGTGATATCAAGGCCGGCATGAATCGCTCGGATGCGCTGCGGTCCTTTGCCGAGCGACTGCGGTTGCGCGAGATCACAACGCTGGTTTCGGCATTGCTGCAGGCGGAGAAAACCGGGGCCAGTGTAGGAAAGAGTCTGCGGATACAGGCGGAACAGCGACGGGTGGAGCGTTTTCAGCGAGCAGAAAAGCAGGCGCTCGAAGCGCCGGTCAAGCTGATCTTTCCGCTTGTCGCATTCATCTTCCCAACCACCTTCATCATTCTCGGCTTCCCGATCGCCATGAAGTTTATGTATGAACTCTAGGCGGCTGGTTTGTTCTGCGACCAAGGATCTGCTGGTGCCGGTGGTGCTCTTGCCGGAGTCATTCATCGAGCGTGCCCGAGGGCTGCTCGGGGTGTATTCCAATGATCATCCGCCGATGTTGTTTCGCGACTGCAGCATGATTCACATGTTCGGGATGCGGGTACCGCTGGACGTCATATTCCTGGACCGTTGCGATCAAGTGGTGGAGGTCATTCACGGGCTGAGGCCGTGGCGTGTCGGCTGGTGTTGGCATGGGGTGCATACATTGGAAATGCCGGCCGGCTTCGCCCGTCGGCTGGGAATCATCAAAGGACGGAGATTCGACATATGTTGAAGCGATTGGCGACGACGACCATGTGTCTTGCGCTGATAGCGTGCGCCTCGGCAGAGCGGTCGCCGCAGCAGACGGGGCTCGAGGATATGATGGAGCGCGCTCAGCTTGCCTACCATGAAGGGCGCATGGGCGACGCAGAGCGATACCTGCATGAAATAACCCAATCCCACCCGACGGCTGCGCCAGCCTGGCTTCGACTGGGTAACGTATTCTATCGAACCGGGCGCTACGATGCCGCCGTGCATGCCTATGAGCAGGCATTGCGTCATGACCCGCGCAACGGGCTAGCCTGGCATAACCTGGCGCTGACTCGTATGCAGCAGGCCTCGGATGTTGTTGAGTCCGGGCTGGAAGCTTCGCCAGTGCAAAGCGCCGAGCGCGAGGCGCTACTGCTGCTGCGCGATACGCTTGCGGCGAAACTCGTGTCGAGGCCGTGACG
Above is a window of Halopseudomonas nanhaiensis DNA encoding:
- a CDS encoding ATPase, T2SS/T4P/T4SS family, which encodes MFNVIVNTRHGTRVNSVSCSTDSCLIGKDPDCLIVLRGWKVGKVHARLTVQQGELFIEDMGSATGTYVNENKTRRYGPLTPEDSILIHGYRLHVQPAQTTQQPERPMQDLVDSNAVLAPATAKTALVAVQHDDKEPDVARIWRRRVHKSLLEQLDLRRINTFEMSDAELRALTSELVRHVLDDIEDFPAGLDRAEIGRQVLNEAVGLGPLEDLLGQDDITEIMVNCADEIFFERAGRLYKSPVTFTDNTSVMFAIERIVAPLGRRIDESSPMVDARLKDGSRVNAIIPPLALKGPCITIRKFSKTPLTPDRLVSYGSISWEMVQFLEQAVKNRHNIIISGGTGSGKTTLLNMLSAFIPEDERIVTVEDAAELQLSQPNLISLEARPPNQEGRGAVAIRDLIRNCLRMRPDRIVVGECRGGEALDMLQAMNTGHDGSLTTVHANSPRDCISRLEVMVMMSGMDLPVQAIREQISSAVHLIVQQSRFSCGSRKVTSIAELTGIENGRVQMGEIFRFAQSGYDEHGKVQGQLVATGLIPELYERLRSQGIAMDIGMFRDGVMHAH
- a CDS encoding type II secretion system F family protein, whose product is MLIASVLFACSVGILAFALVRVATSAAEAYRLQFTSEARVSLAELYVFIEPQKLFFLNVVILCTGFLLALLLTQSLVPALIVSMILLAAPRFLYRVIKRRRLEKILDQLPDSLLSVANSMKAGSSLTQALEVTVKEESPPLAQEWDLFLRELRVGVAFETALDNFAARIPSPELEMVTAAMKISREVGGNLSEILEGVASTIRRKREMEGKIRALTAQGKLQGIVMTGLPILLGVVLYHMEPTHMSRLFNEPIGWAVLAVTTVLICFGYVFIRKIVNIDV
- a CDS encoding type II secretion system F family protein, with the translated sequence MSDQLIPWTITGIAMLSAVLFVYAFMTLMEEMPETDRRYMDPLPLPLRIIWPAVDFIAIHIGERLPVEWLEKVRSSLNRSGLSYLLTPEQLFGLQVISVGFFFAVSHVLLTAMDASSFALSMAIGLLGFLFPFLSIRDRRLKREKEIVRALSIYLDFITMAVEAGLNLNGALLQAVEKGPDGALKLELHRVLRDIKAGMNRSDALRSFAERLRLREITTLVSALLQAEKTGASVGKSLRIQAEQRRVERFQRAEKQALEAPVKLIFPLVAFIFPTTFIILGFPIAMKFMYEL
- a CDS encoding DUF192 domain-containing protein — protein: MNSRRLVCSATKDLLVPVVLLPESFIERARGLLGVYSNDHPPMLFRDCSMIHMFGMRVPLDVIFLDRCDQVVEVIHGLRPWRVGWCWHGVHTLEMPAGFARRLGIIKGRRFDIC
- a CDS encoding tetratricopeptide repeat protein, whose protein sequence is MLKRLATTTMCLALIACASAERSPQQTGLEDMMERAQLAYHEGRMGDAERYLHEITQSHPTAAPAWLRLGNVFYRTGRYDAAVHAYEQALRHDPRNGLAWHNLALTRMQQASDVVESGLEASPVQSAEREALLLLRDTLAAKLVSRP